The Cohnella abietis genome has a segment encoding these proteins:
- a CDS encoding glycosyltransferase family 4 protein has protein sequence MLPIKLEGNKYMELLVDSLQSSNISIKAFNKKRLHLMRRGDVFHVHWPSFSYTGSSFLGTLFKSVTFLLLLLFFRWRGIKIVWTVHNVWPHKGGVSLFNRIMRTMLCSFSTSLIVMGDSAKQELIRNFKAKERQIYFIPHGHYKDAYPTSGLNVRERYGIPDNAYVFTFLGRIAPYKGVEQLLASFNELRDEQAHLLIAGKPSEEFNLDLFKKGIQSCNVHVSLNYVKDEEIADYIRCADCVVLPYQNITTSGTAILALSCTTPVVAPNIGLLSDYLTPETSVLYDPLEAGALTRSMREVRAKKSFFQNAEPYRLKLEELNWQRISKLTQEVYSR, from the coding sequence ATGCTGCCGATTAAGCTGGAAGGAAATAAGTACATGGAGCTGCTTGTGGACTCCCTACAGAGCAGTAATATTTCAATTAAAGCCTTTAATAAGAAGAGGCTGCATCTGATGAGGCGGGGCGATGTCTTTCATGTGCATTGGCCGAGCTTCAGCTATACGGGAAGCAGTTTTTTAGGAACCTTGTTTAAGTCAGTTACTTTCCTTCTGCTGCTACTATTTTTCAGGTGGAGAGGAATTAAAATCGTATGGACCGTTCATAACGTGTGGCCTCATAAAGGTGGAGTAAGCTTGTTTAACCGCATCATGAGGACAATGCTATGCTCCTTCAGCACGAGCTTAATCGTAATGGGGGACTCGGCAAAGCAAGAGTTAATTCGTAATTTCAAAGCCAAGGAACGCCAAATCTATTTTATACCTCACGGTCACTATAAAGATGCTTATCCTACTAGTGGGTTGAATGTTAGGGAACGTTATGGAATTCCGGATAATGCTTACGTCTTTACATTTTTAGGACGAATAGCACCTTACAAAGGCGTGGAGCAGCTTCTTGCCAGCTTTAATGAATTGAGAGATGAGCAGGCTCATCTCCTGATAGCGGGTAAGCCTTCGGAAGAGTTTAATCTTGATTTATTTAAAAAGGGTATTCAAAGCTGTAACGTGCATGTATCGCTTAATTATGTTAAAGATGAAGAAATTGCTGACTATATTCGATGCGCGGATTGCGTAGTATTGCCCTATCAGAATATAACAACCTCAGGCACGGCCATACTTGCATTGTCTTGTACAACCCCGGTAGTGGCTCCGAATATCGGGCTGCTCAGTGACTATTTGACACCAGAAACCTCTGTTCTGTATGACCCATTGGAGGCGGGCGCGTTAACACGCTCTATGAGGGAAGTTAGAGCAAAGAAAAGCTTCTTCCAGAATGCAGAGCCGTATCGTCTTAAGCTGGAAGAGCTGAACTGGCAGAGGATATCAAAATTAACGCAAGAGGTTTACAGTAGATAG
- a CDS encoding UDP-glucose dehydrogenase family protein — protein MKLTIIGTGYVGLVSGVCFADLGNHVTCVDKEEGKIEKLQQGEIPIYEPGLQELLRINADAGRLSFTTDLTNAVRNAELIIIAVGTPSMAGGEANMSYIYRAARSIGEAMNGYKIIMIKSTVPVGTNEKIKAIIAECSSYPFDVVAVPEFLREGSAVKDSFHPDRIIIGSDNPKAAAIAVELHRELTDNILVTDIRSAEMIKYASNAYLATRISFINEIANICEKVGADVTEVALGMGLDQRIGSSFLNAGIGYGGSCFPKDTKALIQIAGNVDYDFKLLKSVVDVNRDQRNNVIQKLEEFIGSLRGRTIAIWGLAFKPNTDDVREAPSQDIIEELVRRDVIVKVYDPVAMDNFRKGFDHPNIIWCSNAISATEGADALCLLTEWPEFAEMDMRVVGSKMNNAVLFDGRNVFKRELIHHLDFQYYSVGRPHLNRTKAGERDHRIYAAD, from the coding sequence ATGAAGCTGACCATTATAGGAACCGGGTATGTCGGACTAGTATCGGGCGTTTGCTTTGCGGATCTAGGTAATCATGTCACATGCGTAGATAAGGAAGAAGGGAAGATAGAGAAGCTGCAGCAGGGAGAAATTCCGATATATGAGCCAGGCTTGCAGGAGCTACTACGTATTAATGCGGATGCCGGTAGGCTGTCATTTACAACCGATTTAACTAACGCAGTCAGGAATGCGGAGCTTATCATTATTGCAGTAGGAACTCCATCTATGGCTGGTGGAGAAGCCAATATGAGCTATATTTATAGAGCTGCAAGAAGCATAGGGGAAGCCATGAACGGCTACAAAATAATTATGATTAAGAGCACGGTTCCCGTCGGTACGAACGAGAAAATTAAAGCCATTATTGCTGAGTGCTCCAGCTATCCTTTCGATGTAGTAGCTGTACCTGAATTTCTTCGAGAGGGCTCAGCCGTTAAGGATTCATTCCACCCTGATCGCATTATTATCGGTTCTGATAATCCTAAGGCAGCAGCTATTGCGGTCGAGCTGCACCGGGAGCTTACCGATAACATACTAGTGACTGATATTCGAAGTGCAGAGATGATTAAATATGCTTCCAATGCTTATTTAGCTACGAGAATTTCATTTATTAATGAGATTGCTAACATCTGTGAAAAAGTAGGAGCCGATGTTACAGAAGTAGCGCTTGGCATGGGGCTTGATCAACGAATCGGTTCGTCTTTCCTGAATGCAGGTATCGGTTACGGAGGCTCTTGTTTTCCTAAAGACACAAAGGCTCTCATACAGATTGCAGGAAACGTGGATTATGACTTTAAGCTCCTGAAATCAGTTGTAGATGTAAATAGGGATCAGCGAAATAATGTCATTCAGAAGCTGGAGGAGTTTATAGGGAGCTTAAGAGGGAGGACAATCGCGATATGGGGCCTAGCCTTCAAGCCGAATACTGATGATGTTCGCGAAGCTCCCTCGCAGGATATTATTGAGGAATTAGTTCGCAGAGATGTCATAGTAAAAGTGTATGATCCTGTAGCCATGGATAATTTCCGCAAAGGCTTCGATCACCCTAACATCATTTGGTGCAGCAATGCGATTTCTGCGACGGAGGGAGCGGACGCGTTATGCTTACTAACAGAATGGCCGGAATTCGCAGAAATGGACATGAGAGTAGTAGGCAGTAAGATGAATAATGCTGTTCTATTTGACGGTAGGAATGTGTTCAAACGGGAGCTTATTCATCACTTGGACTTCCAGTATTATTCGGTAGGCAGGCCTCATCTTAATCGGACGAAGGCAGGTGAGAGAGATCACCGTATTTATGCTGCCGATTAA